In the genome of Anabas testudineus chromosome 4, fAnaTes1.2, whole genome shotgun sequence, one region contains:
- the LOC113151643 gene encoding cell wall protein DAN4-like, translated as MLAAKHLTVLVFLIAVTTCAEPTNSSTPAPKTVNLTTTAAFTTLTVTEKPKIVSTPEKITTNTPQHLTSTAHTAVSSKNVSTPLSTSPQTPNRTEETRPSHTPETTTNHQTSNETVSHEVTLQPATESHNVTKITINTTSTAFPYEGGKGDLARNPGLVVILCIFCIILVLVLVVAVVKCIQSPRSNFDRLEDVPMGNVNEQSPFAQYAK; from the exons aACCCACCAATTCCTCTACACCTGCTCCCAAAACAGTTAACTTAACCACAACTGCTGCATTCACAACTTTAACCGTGACAGAGAAACCCAAGATTGTTTCAACCCCTGAGAAAATCACGACCAACACACCGCAGCATCTAACTTCAACAGCCCACACTGCAGTCTCTTCAAAAAATGTGTCAACACCGCTTTCAACTTCCCCACAAACACCCAACAGGACAGAAGAAACACGTCCCAGCCACACACCTGAGACAACAACGAACCACCAGACGTCCAACGAGACAGTTTCCCACGAAGTGACACTCCAACCAGCAACAGAATCACATAATGTCACTAAAATCACAATAAACACAACCAGTACAG CATTTCCTTATGAGGGGGGAAAAGGTGACTTGGCAAGAAACCCTGGCCTTGTGGTTATTCTCTGCATCTTCTGTATCATCCTTGTCCTTGTGCTGGTCGTTGCTGTTGTGAAATGTATCCAGTCACCAAGGTCCAACTTCGACAGGCTTGAGGATGTCCCAATG GGCAACGTGAATGAGCAGTCTCCCTTTGCCCAGTACGCAAAATGA